A single Prevotella sp. E15-22 DNA region contains:
- a CDS encoding LptF/LptG family permease: MFRIKKLDIFITKQFGLLFVGTFFICLFVLMMQFLWRYVDELIGKGLSLEILAQFFWYMGLGLMPQAFPLAILLSSLIAYGNLGESSELTAIKAAGISLMQSMRSLIVITILIACISFFFQNVVVPHANVQFSQLLLSMKQKSPELEIPEGIFYGGIPGSNLYVEKKDLETGRLYGIMIYRQSNSYEDQTIILADSGMLQSTAEKKHLLLTLWSGEWFENMRSQDMGGTAEVPYRRETFSHKTILLDFDGDFNLADVAAISGDAKAKNLKKIMTDLDSIRLSNDSIGRQFYQEARGYTLFAAELSASDSTKLQSMKAEEMPCMDSIYARMSKDQQREATRMAARQAQNAVNDLSFKSDYANHINRNERTHMIEAIGKFTLALSCIIFFFIGAPLGAIIRKGGLGVPVIISVLVFIVYYIFENSGIRMARDDNWTVWFGTSISTMVLAPLAVFFTYKANRDSTMFNIDAYKQLVMRMLGLRVHRNITKKEVIIEEPKYLLDADMLTNINVDINKYSEQHKLLRWPNPINVFFRPGDDHDIEHIFHVLEVAVEDLSYTRNNQVLMMLNQIPIIATHAHTRPFERKWLNIIIGLFLPTGLFFYFRMIRFRVRLYKDLQNVIRVNQELIPKVVELGDIKTEAKMYVEPTSK, from the coding sequence ATGTTTAGAATAAAAAAGTTAGACATCTTTATCACCAAGCAGTTCGGGCTGCTATTCGTGGGAACCTTCTTCATCTGCCTCTTCGTACTGATGATGCAGTTCCTGTGGCGTTATGTTGACGAACTGATTGGAAAAGGACTGTCGCTGGAAATCCTGGCGCAGTTCTTCTGGTATATGGGCTTGGGACTGATGCCACAGGCATTTCCCCTGGCCATCCTGCTGTCATCGCTGATTGCATATGGTAACCTGGGCGAGAGCTCGGAGCTGACGGCCATCAAGGCGGCTGGCATCTCGCTGATGCAATCGATGCGCTCGCTCATCGTCATCACCATCCTCATTGCATGCATCTCGTTCTTCTTCCAGAACGTGGTGGTGCCTCATGCCAACGTACAGTTCTCGCAACTGCTACTCTCGATGAAGCAGAAGAGTCCGGAGCTGGAGATTCCTGAGGGCATCTTCTATGGCGGCATACCTGGCTCGAACCTCTATGTAGAGAAGAAGGACCTGGAGACGGGACGCCTCTACGGCATCATGATTTACAGGCAGTCGAACTCGTATGAGGACCAGACGATTATTCTGGCCGACTCGGGCATGCTGCAGTCGACGGCCGAGAAGAAACACTTGCTGTTGACGCTGTGGAGCGGCGAATGGTTTGAGAACATGCGCTCGCAGGACATGGGCGGCACGGCCGAGGTGCCCTACAGACGTGAGACTTTCTCGCACAAGACCATCCTATTGGATTTCGACGGTGACTTTAACCTGGCGGATGTGGCGGCTATCTCTGGCGACGCAAAGGCAAAGAATCTGAAAAAGATTATGACTGACCTGGACTCCATCCGACTGTCGAACGACTCGATTGGCAGGCAGTTCTACCAGGAGGCACGCGGCTATACGCTGTTTGCAGCCGAGCTATCGGCCAGCGACTCGACAAAACTGCAGAGCATGAAAGCCGAGGAGATGCCCTGCATGGACAGCATCTATGCCAGGATGAGCAAGGACCAACAGCGCGAGGCAACAAGAATGGCGGCCCGACAGGCTCAGAACGCCGTGAACGACCTGAGTTTCAAGAGCGACTATGCCAACCACATCAACCGCAATGAACGCACGCACATGATCGAGGCCATCGGCAAGTTCACGCTGGCGCTGTCGTGCATCATCTTCTTCTTTATTGGCGCGCCGCTGGGTGCCATCATCCGAAAGGGCGGACTGGGTGTGCCTGTCATCATCTCGGTTCTGGTGTTCATCGTCTATTACATCTTCGAGAACTCGGGCATTCGCATGGCACGCGACGACAACTGGACGGTGTGGTTCGGTACAAGCATATCGACCATGGTGCTGGCGCCACTGGCTGTCTTCTTTACGTATAAGGCCAACCGCGACTCAACGATGTTTAACATCGACGCCTACAAACAGCTCGTCATGCGCATGCTGGGACTGAGAGTGCATCGTAACATCACCAAGAAGGAGGTGATCATCGAGGAGCCTAAGTACTTGCTTGACGCTGACATGCTGACGAACATCAACGTGGACATCAACAAGTACTCGGAGCAACACAAGCTGCTGCGATGGCCCAACCCCATCAACGTGTTCTTCCGCCCTGGCGACGACCATGACATTGAGCATATCTTCCACGTGTTGGAGGTGGCGGTCGAGGACTTGTCGTACACACGCAACAACCAGGTACTGATGATGCTGAACCAGATTCCTATCATTGCCACGCATGCTCACACGCGTCCGTTTGAGCGCAAGTGGCTGAACATCATCATAGGACTGTTCCTGCCCACAGGCCTGTTCTTCTATTTCCGCATGATACGTTTCCGTGTCAGACTATATAAAGACCTGCAGAATGTCATCCGTGTGAACCAGGAACTGATTCCTAAGGTGGTGGAACTGGGCGACATTAAGACTGAGGCAAAAATGTACGTAGAACCAACTAGTAAGTAA
- a CDS encoding START-like domain-containing protein — MMQKQRLNLEYPLSARKPDLLWQLLSTDHGLERWLADHVEEDNGVMRLTWGDLYGEHHTLSANIMERQKNSHIKLQWVDEDDPDAYWEMRIGQSELTEELCLCVVDYAPAEDIEDLHELWDDNLDRLHQSSGF; from the coding sequence ATGATGCAGAAACAACGTTTAAACTTAGAATATCCCCTATCAGCAAGAAAGCCCGACCTGCTTTGGCAGCTATTGAGCACAGACCACGGACTGGAACGATGGCTGGCCGACCACGTAGAAGAGGACAACGGCGTTATGCGACTGACCTGGGGCGACTTGTACGGAGAGCACCACACACTGAGCGCCAACATCATGGAACGGCAGAAGAACAGTCACATCAAACTGCAATGGGTGGACGAGGACGACCCTGATGCTTATTGGGAGATGCGAATAGGACAAAGCGAGCTGACTGAGGAACTGTGCTTATGCGTGGTGGACTACGCGCCAGCCGAGGATATTGAAGACCTGCACGAGCTCTGGGACGACAATCTGGACCGCCTGCACCAGTCGAGCGGATTCTGA